The sequence below is a genomic window from Dermacentor andersoni chromosome 6, qqDerAnde1_hic_scaffold, whole genome shotgun sequence.
AGTATATAGTCGAGACAGACCAACGCCGTCGGGAATGAGTGTCCGTGCACTCAATGGCGAGGACGTCGGCAAAAAACATGTTCGATAGTTTACCTCGCTGCCGCAGTCGTCACAAGTAGCACAGTAGTCCCTTGCGATACGGAAAGCAAATCATTTTGTGGAAGCGACTCCAAGCCATTGTCTCGTACCTCTCTTCGACGCCGTCTTTGATTTGGATTAAAAATGTCATCACTCTCCACGAAGCCTTAGAAATTAAAGACGGCAATGAGATGGTAAAAAAATCAGCTCGTTCAACATTAACAAGAGAAGTCTGATTCTTCTCCACTTATATCCACCAATCTTTCAAAGTAACGTCGAATAAGAACTGGTGCATGGTCTTGCGCTTATTATAGACTAGAGGAGTGGAAATATGACATTAAAGTTGAACAACAATTTAAATAGTGTTCTGGAAGATAGTGATACATGCCACCGCCATGTTTCTAAGGGGAATttgattatcatcatcagcattatCAGCTTTATTAAGTCAGCCGCTGCAGTGAGCGATGATTCATCTGTCACGCCAGGCGATAAGACATGTCCCGGGCTTGCACCTTCGTGACTGCTCAGGCTCGCCTCGCGTTGGGCGGTACAGCTGTTAAACGGGAGCAGTACGAGTCAGTTGCGTAGCGAAAAGCACGAACTTGTCTGACGACGCGTGCGCAAAAGTAATTTATCTCGAACCATTAGCCTACAGCACACAGCGCAAATGCACTTCTGGACGCACCGTTATCGCGCTGTATGCAGCTGCACTGGGGTCTATACATAGGATGTTCTATGACACAAAGAATTACTTCCTACACCGCATGCCTTCGCGCACAAATGTTGTCGACACGCTCTGTCAACAGTGTTCGCGAAAACATACGTTAGCGCCTTACGAAGTAAAACATTGTCTATGCCTAAATGCGCATCCGGAGTACCTGTAACATAACGCGGAAAGTATTCTATAGCGATGTCTCGTTCACTCCACGTTCGAAGGCACAGCGTTTAGGCACAAAGATGCACTCATCTCACTGGTTAGCGCCAGCACGCATAACGAAAAATAATCttggaagaagaaaacaaaacaagaaaaaaagaaaaagaagaagaaaggaaagaaagctttTCGCTATAGTCTTCACAGCTCCTTACAGAGGCGGATGGGTGGATCAATGGCGACTATAGGGGCCTCGTTCTCGCACATCGTGATACACGTGGCCCCCTTACGCCTAATCTCAGGGGTTGAGGTCCGGGGCTGCAGCACCTGTGGCTCTCCCTTAACCCAGCCTTAGACGTGGGCACATATGAGAAATCATGCGACACGGTCACAGTCTGCCACAGGAACACGTTGTCCTCAAAGAGGTGAGCAGCGCTTTCAAAGCCGGCAAAGATGTCGCTCACTGACAAAGGTATAGAGCCTTGCGTTCTCACAGTTCACGGCTATTTAAACCCGTCGAGAGAGGTGGGATGTCGAACCGCATGTCTCTCCACAAAAAATGAAGGACAGTCACAGGCTCGGCTTGAGCCCTGAGAGCGCGCTTCGCGCAGTCCTTTCTGCCTGCGGCGTGCCGGTCGCACGACCGTTTCGAAGTTCCCGGCGCCTAGGGGTAAGCAGACCCCGGAATGTAGAGCGGGTTCCTGACGTGATGAGACGGCCCTGCGCCGTTTCTGTTGGACTGGTGCACGATGGTGACTGCTCGGCCTCCGCGAACGTAGCAGCACTCGGGCATCGTGGACCCACTGTCCTTATGGTGGTGCTGGAAGGTGGTGAAGGCGGACGCCGACGAGTCCGAGTAGCTGAGCGGCTTGTGGCCGTAGCCACCTCGTTTGTGCAGGGCCCTGAGGTACGGAGCGAAGATGCCTACGAGAATCAGAAACCCCGTGGCGATGAGCGCAAAACTGAGCGCCGCTATCTGATGTTCTCCGGGCCCCAACAGCAGGAACGCCGTGTGTCCCGCCGCGAGGATCGGCACCGCCAGGAGACTGGTGCACAAAAGGCTTCTGGCGTCGCGTCGGTGATAAGAACAGTTGCGCGTCCGGAAGGCCATCAGCACGGCGAGGGCCAGCACCACGCACGGGTAGGCCTGGTGCAGCAGGAACCGCGCCTGGTTTAGCCGGCACCAGCGAGGCGGAGAGAGCATCCAGGCCTGCGCCTCGAGCGCCAGCTGGACGGCTACGAGGAAGCATATGGTGAGCAGCTGGTTGAGACCGCTGGCGCGGCCCCCGAGTCCAGTGCTTTGCATGGTGTTCAAGTGCATTCCCTTGAGGAGCAGCGCGCCGAACGCGAACGCGTAGCTGATGTGGTGTGCCAACTGCTGGATGGCGCACAGGCGGGGCCTAGGCCGGAAGGTAAACAGAAGCGCCGACAAGAAGAGGCTGACGACCGAGAGGAGCAGCAGGAGTGACGTCAATTGGTGGCCCTTGCGCACGACGCCCTCGCAAAGCTTCATCAGGAGGAAGACCGCGACGTAGGCACTGAGAAGAATCCCGATGCCAGACATGATGACGACGGCCAGCGTCCAGGGCTTCGCCATCCATATGGTGTAGAGCTTGGGCTTGGTCAGTCGCACGGCTCCGGACGACGTGGACGCCTTCTCGGCCAGCGCTCCGTAGTCCTCGTCCGAGGCCGTCTGCGAGAGCGGTGGCGAGCTGGTGGCGTCGTCGCCCAGCTGCTGAGGTTCGCCCTCGTTCTGGATCTCCAGGTTGCTGGAGCGTAGGTTGGACGAGCGCTGCCTGGTGCCAGGCTTGACGCTGGTTTTGCCGGCTTCCACAGCGGATCCTCGTATAACGGGGCCTCGGGTCGGCACCAGGACATCGTCCACTTCCAGGCCAGTATCGTCCGTGTAACCGGATATCTACATCAAGACGGCGATAGATTAAAGCCATTAGTCACAAAAATGAAGGCGGTAAGCAAACGCAGAGTCTAACGTGAGCAAGTCCCAATTGGCCACCATAAAATCATTGGTTGAGCAAGGGGATATAAAAGCGATGAGAGTGGCATGCAAGCTTCTCATACTTTTGCAACGCAATGACGGCGTTGATAAAATGTTACTTAACACTACTTCACAAATGGAATTGGTTCTGCTAAGCAGAACTAGGGAGAACTGAACTTGACCTCTAGCACCTAGATGACTGAATAAGGCCTCAAGGCTGATCGTACTTGGTATGAAAGCTCGCAAAGATTACCTACGTACAATAAAAATACAGTGCAAATATTTTCCTTTATCATGCACTCCTAGAATTTTCGCGACTTCGCTGTGTGCTATAATTTCACATGTGGAGACACAAGTTGCAAAACAAGGGTTCGCTCTAGCTCAGATTGTGCTGGAAGTCACCAGAGCGACTTTCTTCACCGTTATCGTATTATCTCGAAGCCATTTTCACGAGCTTTCACAGATCCAGACGCCGGATAAAGCGAGCGCCAGGACTCATACGAGCAGGACCTGAGCCAGTAAAGCTGCTTGAATTGTTCCGAGCCAGGCAAAAAAAATCGTGCGTTTTCACTCGCGGTTAAATCGGGTTTTCACGGCACTCTTTGGTAGCCGCTCCGCGACGCGGTTTTGAGCTGCTGTTCCAGCAGCAACAAAAGGAGGGTTAACTTGCGGCGGCAGCCCACCGGGTGAAGCTACGGCCCCACACACGCAAGCCGAAGATCGTTTTGCAAACACTGCAACTCTGACCTGCAGCACTTCGCCATTGGTGGAGACGGCCTTGACGGCGTACTTGAGCGTGGCCACGTGCCTCTCGTGCGAGAACTTGAGCGGCGTGTCGCTGAGCGAAGCGACTCCGGCGCCGGCCATGTTGAAGTTGAGCGAGTCGAGCGCCTCGAGCACGGACGCGCTGAGTCCCTGGCGGCCGCCGAACAGGCAGTCGGTGCCGCGGCCGCACTGCACCCGCTGCACGGCGCGAAGGGCGGCGCCCATGGCCCACACGGCGCGGATGACGGCCACCGCGTCCGCGCTGTCGCTCACCTCTTCGTCCCAGCGCCGGACCACGTCGTTCCTGCGGGGGAGGAAGTCTCCTGTGATGCCTGGTCGCCCTATCAGCCAACGATGCAGCTCTTCGAACCATATACACTTGCGCCTGTAACGCCCACCGCCACCACCTTCGCTCATGTGTACTGGGCTAAGCTAACTTATTGTATTTGCAAACGCAGAGTGAAAACGCTGCAAAACAAAGAACACGCAAAATGAATTTAGGATATGCGGACAAAGCGCAACAACTAATCTTTCCATGCTATGCACTCCTGCTTTGTCCAGTCGGGGTCAGTTGTTTTCTTAGGTGCGCGTACGTGCGTACGCATGTGTGTAGAAACCATATGAAGCGaagagacaatgaagccaaggaaagcgtagGGAGGATTgcctattttctttattttaaatgtAGAAGTAATTATAAATCAAGGCTAAATTTGCGATAAGATTCATGTTCTTaatgagagaaaagaaaaatgaaagagcaAGAAAAGACCTGCTCTCAAGTTCCTGCGTGTTGTGACACCTGCGATTGAAAGGATGCTCCGCAGCCACCACTATAGGCTCGTGAATTGCGCTTGCAAACACTGCCAGGGCTAGGTTTAGCACATGTGCTTAAATACACAAGAAtgcggaggggggaggggggggggggaggatggtGATAAAGCCATCGCCGTAACTCAAATAATAGAACACCGCACGCGTCATGCAGATGTTCTGTGTTCGGCTCAACAAAATGCCGCAGCAGTCTGTACAAAATGCCACAGCAGTCGGTCAGATCAGTGAGTCCAAACTGTAAAGTTAAGGTTTTCGAGGTTACAAGAATGACATTCATGTCATCTTCTGATGGTCGCAGTGAACCTACGAATCCGAACGGGTCGATTCCGGAGGCACTCTGGGAAgtaggagagagagagtaatTGTGGAGAAGAAGAGGCACTATTTTCTAGGGAGCTCGGCGCAGCACCTAAGGAGGAGGTACCTTGCTGCGTCGCTGAACGGAACAGGGCGGAAGGAAACGATGTGGATAGGACAGACGCTCTTTGGGACTTGCACCACTGAGGTCTGTAAGAAAATTTCGCTAAGCTTCGGTAAAGTTTCCATTGGCCAAACGGGCCCGTGTGTTAACGAACGCCTTAAGGAGCACTCATCGTCTTTGAACGCTGCAGCGGGTGGTATGAATCTACGTGCGCACATTAAAGATTGCGATTGCACCCCGCTCTTTGACAATGGAACGATTATCAGCAAGTCTACAGCCTGGTGAGGGAAATCATTGAGGCTGGCCAGATAAGCGCGAAATGAACCATGTGCgttagtatggtatggtatggtatggtaaaactttaatgaagtcctgcaggtcgtgagtcttcacgaagcgggccgctcccacgtgggaaccggaaggccgagcctctcggccgcatcgtgggcctgctggaccgcccagagttggtcagccagaagagggctgcggagaaccgcctcccatctggccgagctgttagcgatgatgagtgtgaccgggcacaccgccagagcatgtggtctaacgtggctatttctccacaatcgtggcaggaagcattggtgtaaatatccggatagattttatgtaaaagcgacggattgggataggtattcgtttgtagtagacggagcgttaatgcttgagctctattgaggcgcggatgaggaacaaagtaggttctacggctgagatagtagtgtttagtaatttcgttgtaggtggagggcgtgtccctgttctctgggaagtcggcttccgatgggtcgagggtagcgcggtgggcaagttcacgcgcagccccgtgagccgactcgttgaggttgggaggagcaccctttatctgaccctggtgtGCGGGAAACACCAGTGTGCCCtggtgtgcgttagtgccccgtCAGTAGCACTGGTGGATAAAAGGATAAGTTTTCTTATTAGGCATTAGGGTTTTGCAACTTCCACATGCGAATCTATATGAGCCTTGTATCTTCCTTCTGACTGCGGATGTGTGCCCCCCTTCGCTTCCTTAAAGAACTATGCAATAAACTGTAGTTGTAAGGGCGCCTGTCCTGTCCTCATCGCTTACTTCCTTCTTTATTCCACTCAGCGACATAACATgacgcaccaactggcccaacagtcaACGATTCTCAGATATCTTGCGCCAACCAAACAGCCGGCTGTTTTTCGGAGCAGTGAGAGGGAAGGAAGCGAAAGCTGAGGGGAACATCCGCTAGCGCTACCAGCGCcgatggcggcggtggcggctgcgTTTAGACGAGAAACATGCCCGCGTATACGTAGATAAGCGCAATCACGGGAACGGGCGGGGGTCACGTGACCGGAAACTGACCAGATTTCTCGGCTGTTCCTAACGTTGGCTGCTCCTACGTCGGTACCGGGAGCGCTTCTCAGCGCTCTGCTCTGGAGTCGGGTGATCGGAAACGACCATCCCAATGTAGCCGGAGTGCTCCTTTTCGACCATCCGAACAAGAGTCGTCTTTTGGGAGCGCGCGCGCGagaacgaccagccgaagatgccaTTAGTAAGAGTATGCGAAACCTGTCTCGCAGACTGTCACTAAATGTCCCGCTGCGTGTATGCCAGTATTTATTAGAGTCACCAAAACCGATTATGGTCTTTACTATGCATGATAGCACTTATCAATGCTGTTTCGTAAATGGCGTTGCGTGTAGGTGGTGGTTCACACTTAGGGACAGTTCATTAGCATTCAAGCGCTGCATCAGCTTGCAAGGACTGACTTGTGGGCCATTTGGTTCATGATCACAAAAAAGCAGCGCTAGAAAACGGGACAAGACAGGAAGGAGTACATTGTGCTCACTAGCAACCGCGCAAATGTCAATTCTGACACGCGCAGGCAACGAGTGTGCACAGTTAAGCACAAGAACTGATTTGTAGGATATGTGCGCAGGACGTAGTGCATTCTTGGCGTTTGACGTGCGGTAAATGACATGTCGGCCAGTGAGGCAGGTGTGTTAGCGACAGACGCAGTGTGTGCAAGAATAACGCAGGAAAGTTTGCAATCTGTGGAAATCTTGCCTTGCATTGTCGCCAGTGCAAATGTAATATACCCATGCTTTCTGAGCGTGAAGCGCTACATACACACCCTGATGAGTTCATAAACACCCTGATAAGACAAATAATAGATGATTTCGAGATTGATCGCCCCAAAGTTCACTGTGGCAGCATTCCTTCCCTGAACCTTTCCAGGAAAGAAATTTATTTTCTTGTTACTACATTGTGATGAGAATGAGCTGCGTGTCACCTTTATTTCTTGGTTTTGGTAATGTTGTTCCTTCTCTGTATAAAAGGCACGTCATGGTAGTAAGTGCTAGCATTTGTTAGCGCAGTGTCTGTGTGCTCCTTCCTATCTTGTACCATCTTCTAGCACTGATCTTCTGTGCAGCAGCTTCACTATGGAACGCCCAGCACAATACTATTTTGTTACAGTCCAGTAGCATATGCGTAAGGCGCGACGTCGACGACCCGTCGTGGTGTTCACCTTATATTAGCGGAAGAATCCGTACTTGTTCGTGCTCACTGTGCACTTATTCTCCGAATGTGCATGTCCTCCAACGTGTCACCTTAAAGTTTCCTGGATTTCACGTGCGAAAACAACGATCTGGTCATGAGACACGCAGTAATGGAgaaatccggattaattttcaccacctgaggttctgtaacgtgcacctaaatctaagttcacggcggttttgcatttcgcccctcatcgacatgcggccgccgtagctgCGATTTGAcctcgcgcgacctcgtgcttagcagcacaaccgTATTGgtggacttcggattaattttgacggcCAGGAGTTCATTAACGTGGACCCAATGCAAGGTGCATGGGCTTTTTGTGCTTAGCCCCCATCTATATGCGGcagccgtagccgggattcgatctcgcgtgACCTCTGGGTCAGCACTGTAACGGCaatgccactaagcaaccatggtagGTCATGTCACCTTCTATATAACTAGAGTACCACGCGAGGCCGGTTTCCATTAAAGCCAACGTATATCTCTCCGCGGTGTGCGTGCAGCAGTCTGTCTGCGACCGTGGTACCTGGAGTACGTCTTGCGCAGCTCCTGGAGCAGCGGCGCCGACCCGTCCCTGTCCATCAGATCGCGCAGGTAGTCGCCGTACTCGGACGGGCGCTGCGCATCGTCGGGAGCCGCGAAGAGCACGTGACGCAGGCGCCGCAGCTTGTGCGTAGTCAGGAACCCGCCCAGCGAGGCCGTCACGTCTCCGGGCGTCACCAGGACCCAGGAGAAGGCGGCGTCAGGGTCAGGCTCGTAGCTCACCAGGAACGCCTTGGCCTCGGCGGGGGTCACGAACAGTGCAGCCGCTCGGCAGCCACTCTGTCGGCCGCCATTTGAAAGATAATTGGCGACAATGAGCTAGAAGTTCCTCTTTTACCGACCACGGTGTGTAACCGAACCGAAAAGcaaactaatatatatatatatatatatatatatatatatatatatatatatatatatatatatatatatatattgtgctcaGAGACACGGGTATAGACATCATGACCAACTCACACAAATCGCCACTCTGGTGCAACCAAAAGCCATACCTGAGCCAGGTTTTTGCCCGGACATGTAACGGCAGAATTTTGGGTAGGCAAGGTAATTTTTACCTACCGACTCACAAGTATTTGAGGTAACCCTCTtcagcatgttttctttttcttctgtttttttcattcagaaaGATACCGCCAAGAAATTTACGCGGAAGCACAGTAGGGATACTATCTACAGGGTGTATTTACAAAGGtagcaagcactggccaacatATTGTTATTGTCGTTGTTGCCTCATAACATGACTCGTACCCACGAGAGGGATTGGCCACAGTGTATAGAATGAAACGAACACGCAACAACATATCAAAAGGGTTAAAGGCAAACATTTAGAACGAATCACTTGGCAATTAGCGGATGACACCGATTTTGTGAGTACCTATACatcaactaaataaataaaaataaaattaaactgagaagctaaagaaaaataataacaataaaatgaaATGCCCCATGGTCGGTATcctagcagcgtaaccttccGGATATTTCAATGAGCTTGTGCAGAGCACTAATCATCGAACAATGGCTTGTGCCTAAATGACAGGCACCAAAATACAAAATGTTTGGTGTTGTAAGTGCTAAACCTACTTTTCTAGTTTGACAAATGAGGAACATTTTGCAAAAGGAGGAGAAGCGGcggcaagaaaggaagaaatggtcaatagtttctggctcattacaaaaagaacagaggcTAGTTATGGATAGACCAGATCTATGTAGGTAAAAATTTAGGCTGAAACTCGACAGCGAAAACTTGCTAGCGTCACGTCGCATTGGCGTGAAAGGCATTTGCTCGTGTTCCACTGAAGTTTTAGATGTTGAATATCATGTGCAGGAAGTATGGATGATTCATTACAAGTCAACAATAAAAGGCGTTTGAATCTGGCTCCTGTTATAAAAGAGAAATCGGGAAGAACATTTAAGACCAGACCATTTAGCGATGACGACGCGAGCGAGTCAGCTGATTCATTTAAAAAGATTCCACTAGTGTCTGGGGACCCAGACAAAGCGGACTTCAGACAAATTGTCTGGTACAGGAGTCGAAAATATACTCAACAGGTGTGACTGATTAGTTGAAGTTAAATGCGTACAGACCGAAAGTGCGTCTGCAACCACTATTACCTTAGATATCTGTGGACCCAATTTTCGGATGGCCAAAATCATCGCCAAGAATTCAACAAGGAATATTGGAGTGTAATCGGCGAAACGGAGAGCAAAAGACCAGTTAAGTTGAATTGAAAAGATGCCAACaccggccttctctaaattttgTGATGCGTCCGTTGAATTTATTAAGTGAGACAAAAATTGATTAAGATGATCTTGAAGGAGACCTTCAAGTATGCGCGCCTGAAGAAATTTCGCGTGTTTTGGAAAAATATCATCGAAGATCAGTTTTACCTTGAACGAATTAGATTTTGGAGAAATCAGGTTCGGCAGACGAACTTGAAGTTTCGATAACAACCCCTGAACAAAAACAACCTGTGACTGTTGATAACGCCGCCAACCTGTTGTGAAAAATAATTCAGGAGAATTGATGAAAACGGGTGGCAAATGGAAGATGGATGCGTCTCAAAGCTTCAGGAAGGTCAGGACAGTAAGTTGCTTAAATCTGGATTCAAGTTGAATAATTCCAGACTCCAAATAAAGTACATCGTTTGCCACGAAACTTGGCAGCCCAAGGCAGAGGCGTAGCGCTTGCCTTTGTAGTAATATTAAATAAAGGTCGTAGTTTGTATGCTGCACATCCTGAAAAAAGAACACGTTcatatgggtgggcagcgcacccggacgaaagacgagaggaagtacacaatgctctgcccacccataggaacatgttcagtcaccaactcgcccagcttgccgtgttaattctgAAATAAGAACACAGCCAGTATTCGACAATTGGGCGGACGTAAAGTTTATAAATCATAAGGAACGTCGCTCTACGCATCCTTGTGTTTTTATTACTGAACCGGTGCAACAATGCCATTGCACGTTCCCCTTTCCTAGCATTTGATTCGATTTGTTGCTGCCAGTTTAGCTTACCATCATAAGTTATCCCTAATTACTTCAAGGCTGCAACTTGCAGTATCGGTTTGTTTCGGTaatgaagagaaataaaaacgGGATTTGACAATGGAAACATAAGTAACgagcatttcttgacgttaagcgAAAAGGACAGTTCGTCCAGCCAGGACTCTAGTTCAGACAAATATGATTGCAAAATTTGGTGTAACGTATTGATATTCCGTGATGAGCAGAAAAATGCAACGTCATCAGCATATAGATAGTTGCACATTCTGATGAATTGTTAAAGAAGATAACAGAATATTAAACAAAAGTGGTGAAAGATCCCTGTGGTATGCCTCTCGTCTGTTTATAGGTACCCGAGGTCACTCCATCCTTGAGACAAAAGAGTGCTCTACCCGAAAGGAACTCTTGTATCCAGGCCACTAGATAGTCTGGAACAGGACATCTTACTAATCTTCGGACATCTTACTTACTACTTTACTAAAATTCGATATTGTCATATGCTTTTGCAATATATAAAGTTACCAATGCTTATACATCTCCTGATAGTACTGCGAGTCGAATGCGGCTTTCTAAATCAACGTGAGCTAACCATATGGAACACTGAGGCCTAAATCCTATCTGTCTCGAGCTCAGAATACCCTGAGAAGAAGTGGAGTCATTGAGCCCGACATGGATTACTTTTTCTACAGTTTTGACTGGATTCGAAGTAAGGGCAACTGGCCGAATGTTGTTCAAGATATATCCGAGGTTTTTATTTTTAAATTATAGCACGATTTTCGCAATTTTCCAAGAGGTCGGAATCCATGTATATTGTAGTGAACAGTTAACTATATTCAAGAGTTCATTTGGGAAAGAGTTAAATAATAATGTAATCATTGTAGTTGTGATACCGTCTAGTGCAGGAGCCGATTGATGTGTAGTTAAGATGACATCGGATAATTCTTACATGGAAACTTTTACAAACTCAGATGCCAACTTTTAAACCTTATAGGTCTAGGACACTGTGAAGAAAAGCGTGCGTCAAGCCCTTTCGCGATCTCATTTAGTGAATCCGCCGCTTCTTTGGGAGGTAGAATAGCAGAATGGGACCATACGGACTGTAAAACAGACTTCTTGTTTCGTAAAAAGCTAAAAAGTGCCGATTTTCTTTCTGGTTTCGACAAAGTTGAATGTAGCGCATATTTTTGTTCGTATTTAGCTATCGCCACGATTCTTTTGAACACAGCTGCATAGAATTTATAGTCGATCCGATTTTTCGGTGAATGATTATGTTGGAGACTTTTGCACGCTGATTTTCTTCGTCTATAATCCCGTGTGCAAGCTTCATTTCACCAAGATTAGATTGACGGCGAGCTGCCAAACATAACCGCAAACTCAGCGGGCTGAATAGCAGAATTTAAAAGCGATACCACGGAGTCAGCTCTCCATTGCTCATCACAAGTGGTCAGCGCTGATAAACCTGCATTTATATCAGATTTATAAGTGTTATAATTAATGAGCCGTCTTTGCCATATTGAATATACAATAGGAGCCTGACGTGAAAGCAAAATTTCAAAAGTAATGGGTAAGTGATCGCTACTTGTTGCATTGACAAAGGTGTCCTAAGATGAAATAGA
It includes:
- the LOC126521364 gene encoding metabotropic glutamate receptor 3-like → MASFKSTSSARAQRSPLVALALSLWLQWFASVACADDPSPAIYPGQANIALMMPLRTAVRNGTSDAAAGSGGDGACGSLDPRRVRLALAGVWAAQQANFRKAPSDFNLGVYLYDTCGSDNVALRQSVRVIHQAGHVRSMACPTTRVPPVFGAILQGELDAVETAAKTLASFSIPAVAARDVPADSVRRLRNLYSTAPAATSLARALASTLRRLGWSYVAVMSTAEDRPRELSRAFLRVARDMAIDIMNADAPGGFSYQQVQEALGSTRQLVQSGCRAAALFVTPAEAKAFLVSYEPDPDAAFSWVLVTPGDVTASLGGFLTTHKLRRLRHVLFAAPDDAQRPSEYGDYLRDLMDRDGSAPLLQELRKTYSRNDVVRRWDEEVSDSADAVAVIRAVWAMGAALRAVQRVQCGRGTDCLFGGRQGLSASVLEALDSLNFNMAGAGVASLSDTPLKFSHERHVATLKYAVKAVSTNGEVLQISGYTDDTGLEVDDVLVPTRGPVIRGSAVEAGKTSVKPGTRQRSSNLRSSNLEIQNEGEPQQLGDDATSSPPLSQTASDEDYGALAEKASTSSGAVRLTKPKLYTIWMAKPWTLAVVIMSGIGILLSAYVAVFLLMKLCEGVVRKGHQLTSLLLLLSVVSLFLSALLFTFRPRPRLCAIQQLAHHISYAFAFGALLLKGMHLNTMQSTGLGGRASGLNQLLTICFLVAVQLALEAQAWMLSPPRWCRLNQARFLLHQAYPCVVLALAVLMAFRTRNCSYHRRDARSLLCTSLLAVPILAAGHTAFLLLGPGEHQIAALSFALIATGFLILVGIFAPYLRALHKRGGYGHKPLSYSDSSASAFTTFQHHHKDSGSTMPECCYVRGGRAVTIVHQSNRNGAGPSHHVRNPLYIPGSAYP